One window of Serinus canaria isolate serCan28SL12 chromosome 3, serCan2020, whole genome shotgun sequence genomic DNA carries:
- the LTV1 gene encoding protein LTV1 homolog codes for MPHKKKKPFIEKKKAVTFHLVHRSQRDPLAADDTAPQRVLLPTQKGHEEQRREEQRKYGVFFDDDYDYLQHLKEASGPSELVPSVRGQQSRIVITSEGHIEDEIQRIAAPSIKLPSSVFATEFEEDVGLLNKAAPVSGPRLDFDPDIVAALDDDFDFDNPENILEDDFVLQANKPQKRGPDAEDEDEWEDMEDDSDEKDSCSTDKDYDSEGPLSDGEVNGQTKDFLFMQEETRSRFTEYSMTSSVIRRNEQLTLLDDRFEKFYEQFDEDEIGALDNVELEGYINTDNARLQEVLDDYYKEKAKNCVKLDTLEPDEDLDSLVNEESEEEKEEIVTVVIEEPKEKWDCESILSTYSNLYNHPTLIKEPSKPKPIKISQKTGIPLHILPQKGLTAKQVERMQMINSSDLPKASTQPRSKAESKEDRKARKQAIKEERKERRMEKKANKLAFKQEKTRQEKELLNLKQNVQGLKLS; via the exons ATG CctcacaagaagaaaaagcccttcatagagaagaagaaagcagtAACATTTCACTTAGTGCACCGAAGTCAGAGGGATCCTCTTGCTGCTGATGATACTGCACCCCAGAGAGTTCTGCTGCCCACACAGAAA GGGCATGAGGAGCAAAGAAGGGAAGAGCAGCGCAAGTATGGTGTCTTCTTTGATGATGACTATGACTATTTGCAGCACCTCAAAGAAGCCTCTGGTCCCTCTGAGCTTGTCCCATCTGTGCGTGGGCAGCAAAGCAGAATTGTCATCACAAGTGAGGGGCACATAGAGGATGAAATTCAGAGAATTGCA gCTCCATCTATTAAGTTGCCTTCCTCAGTATTTGCCACAGAGTTTGAAGAGGATGTGGGCTTGTTAAATAAAGCTGCTCCTGTTTCAG GACCACGGCTAGATTTTGACCCAGATATTGTTGCAGCCCTTGATGATGATTTTGACTTTGACAATCCAGAAAATATCCTGGAAGATGATTTTGTTCTGCAAGCAAATAAACCACAGAAGCG GGGACCAGATGCTGAGGATGAAGATGAATGGGAAGATATGGAAGATGATAGTGATGAGAAGGATAGCTGCAGTACTGATAAAGACTATGATTCAGAAGGTCCTTTGTCAGATGGTGAGGTTAATGGACAGACAAAAGATTTCCTTTTTATGCAAGAAGAAACCAGGAGTCGTTTCACGGAATATTCTATGACATCTTCAGTGATAAGACGGAATGAGCAGTTAACCCTGTTGGATGACAGATTTGAGAAG ttttatgaACAATTTGATGAAGATGAGATTGGAGCCCTAGATAACGTGGAGTTAGAAGGCTACATCAACACAGACAATGCTCGGTTGCAGGAAGTCCTGGATGATTACtacaaagagaaagcaaagaa TTGTGTGAAATTGGACACTCTTGAACCTGATGAAGATTTGGACTCTCTTGTAAATGAAGaaagtgaagaggaaaaggaagaaatagtaACTGTAGTTATTGAGGAGCCAAAAGAAAAGTGGGATTGTGAATCCATTTTGA GTACCTATTCAAACTTATATAACCACCCAACACTTATTAAGGAGCCATCAAAG CCCAAACCAATAAAAATTTCTCAAAAGACTGGAATTCCCCTACACATCCTGCCTCAGAAAGGTCTGACTGCTAAGCAGGTGGAACGCATGCAAATGATAAATAGCAGTGACCTGCCAAAAGCATCAACACAGCCTCGTTCCAAAGCTGAGAGCAAAGAGGATCGCAAAGCCAGAAAACAGGCAATCAAAGAGGAGCGAAAG GAACGCAGAATGGAGAAGAAAGCCAACAAGCTGGCCTtcaaacaggagaaaacaagaCAAGAGAAAGAGTTGCTCAATCTGAAACAAAATGTGCAAGGTCTGAAGCTGTCCTGA